In Streptosporangiales bacterium, the following proteins share a genomic window:
- a CDS encoding isocitrate lyase, protein MTESPSARFARLVARDELLVLPGVYDGISARVAEEAGFESVYVSGGAIARSCGLPDLGLLSMTEVRDRIAQICDAVEVPVVVDIDTGYGNALNVHRTVREFTRLGAAAYQLEDQVTPKKCGHYAGKAVITAEEMVGKIAATIESRGPDGPLVIARTDAVAAEGLDAAVDRALRYAEAGAEILFVEAPTDRAQIETVAERLAGHTLLINMFEGGRTPTVSTDDLAAMGYRIVIVPSDLQRASIHAMRRAAAELRQHGSTSAISDQLTTFDDRDALVNKAVWDEREQRFAATQE, encoded by the coding sequence ATGACCGAGAGTCCCAGCGCGCGGTTCGCCCGCCTCGTCGCCCGCGACGAGCTGCTCGTCCTGCCCGGCGTGTACGACGGCATCTCCGCTCGCGTCGCCGAGGAGGCGGGCTTCGAGTCCGTCTACGTCAGCGGGGGCGCGATCGCCCGCAGCTGCGGGCTGCCCGACCTCGGCCTGCTGTCCATGACCGAGGTGCGCGACCGGATCGCCCAGATCTGCGACGCGGTCGAGGTGCCGGTCGTCGTCGACATCGACACCGGCTACGGCAACGCGCTCAACGTCCACCGCACGGTCCGCGAGTTCACCCGACTCGGCGCCGCCGCGTACCAGCTCGAGGACCAGGTCACGCCCAAGAAGTGCGGCCACTACGCCGGAAAGGCCGTGATCACGGCCGAGGAGATGGTGGGGAAGATCGCCGCGACCATCGAGTCCCGCGGTCCGGACGGTCCGCTCGTCATCGCACGCACCGACGCTGTGGCGGCCGAGGGGCTCGACGCCGCCGTCGACCGCGCGTTGCGGTACGCCGAGGCGGGCGCGGAGATCCTCTTCGTCGAGGCGCCGACCGACCGCGCACAGATCGAGACCGTCGCCGAACGGCTCGCGGGACACACCCTGCTGATCAACATGTTCGAGGGCGGCAGGACGCCGACCGTGTCCACCGACGACCTCGCGGCCATGGGCTACCGCATCGTCATCGTGCCCTCGGACCTGCAGCGCGCGTCGATCCACGCCATGCGCCGCGCCGCGGCCGAGCTGCGGCAGCACGGTTCGACGAGCGCGATCTCCGATCAGCTGACCACCTTCGACGACCGGGACGCCCTGGTGAACAAGGCCGTCTGGGACGAGCGCGAGCAGCGCTTCGCCGCAACCCAGGAGTGA
- a CDS encoding MFS transporter, whose protein sequence is MSSSTLSEPDHTPAERRSAFLGATVGWIFDYYEVFLMSLLVIPIAKEFGLNTGQVSMIFAVQLLFLGIGGVGFGMLADRFGRKRILFWTIVLFGVATFARAFAPNFPMLLVLTAIAGLGIGGEYGVGQTLVAEVMPARRRGWYSGLLYGGIYLGIMLGAVVGGYVAPEVGWRVTFAISGFPVLFAVFVRLKSPESKAWQRAREDGKRAARTTRPVRTIVSRRFLPRFLLCLFAAILQFFAYYGIATFLPTYLVDQGFSMSKASWWLFFTGIAGLVGCVWGAYSNDRFGRRATLSMLAATAGLAGVVLVLGWNQMLDNGLILIPFFFFFVGSNGAVAFGVLFSEMFPAEIRTTAVSSALQIARGLSLFPPLIAGFLLPRFGYEPVVLLSTAEFLLLAIVAWAFRRHYETDLVPTDAARHVPTDWR, encoded by the coding sequence GTGAGCAGCTCAACGCTGAGCGAGCCTGACCACACGCCGGCCGAACGACGCAGCGCGTTCCTCGGCGCGACGGTCGGGTGGATCTTCGACTACTACGAGGTCTTCCTGATGTCGCTGCTCGTCATCCCGATCGCCAAGGAGTTCGGGCTGAACACGGGGCAGGTCTCGATGATCTTCGCCGTGCAGCTGCTGTTCCTCGGCATCGGCGGCGTCGGCTTCGGCATGCTCGCGGACCGGTTCGGGCGCAAGCGCATCCTCTTCTGGACGATCGTGCTGTTCGGCGTCGCCACGTTCGCCCGCGCGTTCGCGCCGAACTTCCCCATGCTCCTGGTGCTCACCGCGATCGCGGGCCTCGGCATCGGCGGCGAGTACGGCGTCGGCCAGACGCTGGTGGCAGAGGTCATGCCGGCACGCCGGCGCGGCTGGTACAGCGGCCTGCTGTACGGCGGCATCTACCTCGGCATCATGCTCGGCGCGGTCGTCGGCGGGTACGTCGCGCCCGAGGTCGGTTGGCGCGTGACGTTCGCCATCTCCGGGTTCCCCGTGCTCTTCGCCGTCTTCGTCCGGCTCAAGTCACCGGAGTCGAAGGCGTGGCAGCGTGCGCGCGAGGATGGCAAGCGGGCCGCGCGCACCACCAGGCCGGTACGCACCATCGTCAGCCGCCGATTCCTCCCCCGCTTCCTGCTCTGCCTGTTCGCGGCGATCCTGCAGTTCTTCGCGTACTACGGCATCGCGACCTTCCTTCCCACCTACCTGGTCGACCAGGGCTTCAGCATGTCCAAGGCGTCGTGGTGGCTGTTCTTCACCGGGATCGCCGGGCTCGTCGGCTGCGTGTGGGGCGCGTACAGCAACGACAGGTTCGGTCGCCGCGCGACGCTGTCGATGCTCGCGGCCACTGCCGGCCTCGCGGGCGTCGTGCTCGTGCTCGGCTGGAACCAGATGCTCGACAACGGGCTGATCCTGATCCCGTTCTTCTTCTTCTTCGTCGGGTCCAACGGCGCCGTCGCGTTCGGCGTGCTGTTCAGCGAGATGTTCCCCGCGGAGATCCGCACCACCGCGGTCTCCTCGGCACTGCAGATCGCGCGCGGCCTCTCCCTCTTCCCGCCGCTGATCGCCGGCTTCCTGCTCCCCAGGTTCGGCTACGAGCCGGTCGTGCTCCTCAGCACGGCGGAGTTCCTGCTGCTCGCCATCGTCGCCTGGGCATTCCGCAGGCACTACGAGACCGACCTCGTACCCACCGACGCGGCGCGTCACGTCCCGACCGATTGGCGATGA
- a CDS encoding MFS transporter, whose translation MSDMALLNQTDRTTKPQLNAWLSAFVGWVFDYYEIFLVTFLAVQISQEFDLHPGQTAYFFSLQLAALAIGGVLFGFLADRFGRQRILMWTIVIYSVFTLARAFAPNYEVLLVLTVFAGIGLGGEFGVGQTLVSEVMPARRRGWWSSMLYSGTYVGKTFAVIVGGVVLGAIGWRWVFVVSSVPIVVALIVRFAAPESDVWQRRRERAPTDWSILRRKAFLVPFALCVFAGVFQFFAFYGVTSFLPTYLIENQGFSFGKTAWWIFLSTVAGFLGCVMGAYTTDRWGRRITLTYLAGTAAVGGLVLAYTWESLLGSLWILVPFFFHYLGTAAVSVFGALFSEQFPTEVRSTGVSASLQVARGLSFFPPLLTAAIYPVYGYQVIVYVGAALFAALAVIAWLFKDSRGKNVDQVDAATSADASAAVPNVAEEPTQ comes from the coding sequence ATGAGCGACATGGCTCTGCTCAACCAGACCGACCGGACCACCAAGCCGCAGCTCAACGCGTGGCTCAGCGCGTTCGTCGGGTGGGTCTTCGACTACTACGAGATCTTCCTCGTCACGTTCCTCGCGGTGCAGATCAGCCAGGAGTTCGACCTCCACCCCGGCCAGACCGCGTACTTCTTCTCGCTGCAGCTCGCCGCGCTCGCGATCGGCGGCGTGCTCTTCGGCTTCCTCGCCGATCGTTTCGGCCGGCAACGCATCCTGATGTGGACGATCGTCATCTACTCGGTCTTCACGCTCGCGCGGGCGTTCGCACCCAACTACGAGGTGCTGCTGGTGCTGACCGTGTTCGCCGGGATCGGTCTCGGCGGCGAGTTCGGCGTCGGCCAGACGCTCGTCTCCGAGGTCATGCCGGCGAGGCGGCGCGGCTGGTGGAGCAGCATGCTCTACAGCGGCACGTACGTCGGCAAGACGTTCGCCGTGATCGTCGGCGGGGTGGTGCTCGGTGCCATCGGCTGGCGCTGGGTGTTCGTGGTCTCGAGCGTGCCGATCGTCGTGGCACTGATCGTCAGGTTCGCCGCCCCCGAGTCCGACGTGTGGCAGCGCAGGCGGGAACGCGCGCCGACCGACTGGAGCATCCTGCGCCGCAAGGCCTTCCTGGTGCCGTTCGCGCTCTGCGTCTTCGCCGGCGTCTTCCAGTTCTTCGCCTTCTACGGGGTCACCTCGTTCCTGCCGACGTACCTCATCGAGAACCAGGGGTTCAGCTTCGGCAAGACCGCGTGGTGGATCTTCCTGAGCACGGTCGCGGGCTTCCTCGGCTGCGTCATGGGCGCCTACACCACGGACCGCTGGGGACGCCGGATCACGCTCACCTACCTCGCCGGCACGGCGGCGGTCGGCGGTCTCGTCCTCGCGTACACCTGGGAGTCGCTGCTCGGCAGCCTCTGGATCCTCGTGCCGTTCTTCTTCCACTACCTCGGCACCGCGGCGGTCTCGGTCTTCGGCGCGCTGTTCAGCGAGCAGTTCCCGACCGAGGTCAGGTCGACCGGCGTGTCCGCGTCGCTGCAGGTCGCGCGCGGCCTCTCCTTCTTCCCACCGCTGCTGACGGCCGCCATCTATCCCGTGTACGGATACCAGGTCATCGTCTACGTCGGCGCCGCGCTGTTCGCCGCGCTCGCGGTGATCGCGTGGCTGTTCAAGGACAGCAGGGGCAAGAACGTCGACCAGGTCGACGCGGCGACCTCGGCCGACGCGTCCGCGGCCGTCCCGAACGTCGCCGAGGAGCCGACCCAGTGA
- a CDS encoding FAD-dependent oxidoreductase, with protein sequence MAEPQELATDVVVVGGGLAGVCAATEAADHGADVVLLERQPALGGSTVLSGGFVALADTPMQRRRGITDSADLLYDDLRTVGEERNDERLVRRYADSQALLYDWLTSRGVTFDAVELSAGQSVARSHHTDTPTLIRTLTERAVAAGVTVTTDAPVLRLLRAEANGRVEGVLASIDGTETRVMARRGVVLAAGGFCHGDEMLETFAPRQARALRIGGAGNTGTGLRMAWALGADMRDMGYVKGTFGTHPSAASDKHEILLAFYLGAVIVNREGRRFVDESLSYKTLGDACLDQTDALCYQVFDQTVMDASSPGVPLFDLEALLGRGLVVTADTWADLGAAIDVDGATLGESVERYNRAVAAGVDTEFGRDGLCHHAGELVPLTRPPFYAFPSTTAMLATYCGLRITPDTEVLDVFGEPIEGLYAAGEITGGLHGTAYMTGSSLGKSAVFGRIAGTRAAGAKA encoded by the coding sequence ATGGCTGAACCGCAGGAGCTCGCCACGGACGTCGTCGTGGTCGGCGGCGGGCTGGCGGGTGTGTGCGCGGCGACCGAGGCAGCCGACCACGGCGCGGACGTCGTGCTCCTCGAGCGGCAGCCCGCACTCGGCGGCAGCACCGTCCTCAGCGGTGGCTTCGTCGCCCTCGCCGACACCCCGATGCAGCGACGGCGCGGCATCACCGACTCCGCCGACCTGCTGTACGACGACCTGCGCACGGTCGGCGAGGAGCGCAACGACGAACGTCTCGTCCGCCGCTACGCCGACTCCCAGGCACTGCTGTACGACTGGCTCACCAGCCGCGGCGTGACGTTCGACGCGGTCGAGCTGAGCGCCGGCCAGTCGGTCGCGCGCAGCCATCACACCGACACCCCCACCCTGATCCGCACGCTCACCGAGCGCGCCGTCGCCGCGGGCGTCACCGTCACGACGGACGCACCGGTGCTGCGCCTGCTCCGCGCCGAGGCGAACGGCCGGGTCGAGGGCGTCCTGGCGTCGATCGACGGCACGGAGACCCGGGTCATGGCACGCCGTGGCGTCGTGCTGGCCGCCGGCGGCTTCTGCCACGGCGACGAGATGCTCGAGACCTTCGCTCCCCGCCAGGCGCGGGCACTGCGCATCGGCGGCGCGGGCAACACCGGCACCGGGCTGCGGATGGCGTGGGCGCTCGGCGCCGACATGCGCGACATGGGCTACGTCAAGGGCACGTTCGGCACGCATCCGAGCGCGGCGTCCGACAAGCACGAGATCCTGCTCGCGTTCTACCTCGGCGCCGTCATCGTCAACAGGGAGGGTCGGAGGTTCGTCGACGAGTCGCTGTCGTACAAGACCCTCGGCGACGCGTGCCTCGACCAGACCGACGCCCTGTGCTACCAAGTGTTCGACCAGACGGTGATGGACGCGTCGTCGCCCGGCGTGCCGCTCTTCGACCTCGAGGCACTGCTGGGCCGGGGTCTCGTCGTCACCGCCGACACCTGGGCCGACCTCGGCGCCGCGATCGACGTCGACGGCGCGACGCTGGGCGAGTCCGTCGAGCGCTACAACCGCGCCGTCGCGGCCGGCGTCGACACCGAGTTCGGGCGCGACGGGCTCTGCCACCACGCCGGCGAGCTGGTGCCGCTCACCAGGCCGCCGTTCTACGCGTTCCCGTCGACCACCGCGATGCTCGCGACGTACTGCGGCCTGCGCATCACCCCCGACACCGAGGTGCTCGACGTGTTCGGCGAACCGATCGAGGGCCTGTACGCCGCCGGTGAGATCACCGGCGGACTCCACGGCACCGCGTACATGACGGGCTCGTCGCTGGGCAAGTCCGCGGTGTTCGGCCGCATCGCGGGTACGCGCGCGGCGGGGGCGAAAGCATGA